One Alkalicoccus halolimnae DNA segment encodes these proteins:
- a CDS encoding GNAT family N-acetyltransferase has product MYCRRAVKEDIQDIRDIAVQSWHDTYEGIIPREVQDTYLDKAYSKERLEESIDKANMFVCEKAGHTIGFASYFYDSPFTAEVSAIYVLPGAQREGVGSALMRHLWSHMQNVKELYIDVESGNEKAENFYLMSGFELETEFEEVFEGHRLRTKRLCMKAENEKLHRV; this is encoded by the coding sequence ATGTATTGCAGAAGAGCAGTCAAGGAAGATATACAGGATATTCGGGATATAGCTGTGCAGTCGTGGCATGATACTTATGAAGGAATAATACCGCGTGAAGTTCAGGATACTTATCTTGATAAAGCTTACAGTAAAGAGCGTCTGGAAGAAAGTATTGATAAAGCAAATATGTTTGTCTGTGAAAAAGCAGGCCATACAATAGGTTTTGCCAGTTACTTTTATGACAGCCCGTTTACTGCGGAGGTAAGTGCTATCTACGTGCTTCCAGGAGCTCAACGGGAAGGAGTCGGTTCTGCATTAATGCGTCATTTATGGAGTCATATGCAGAATGTTAAAGAACTGTATATTGATGTAGAATCAGGGAATGAAAAAGCTGAAAACTTTTACCTGATGAGCGGATTTGAACTGGAAACCGAATTTGAAGAAGTTTTTGAAGGGCACCGGCTGCGGACGAAGCGGCTGTGTATGAAAGCGGAAAATGAGAAACTGCACAGAGTTTAG
- the phnC gene encoding phosphonate ABC transporter ATP-binding protein, whose protein sequence is MLNLKNVTVTYENEDNPAVKDLNFSVERGEFVCVLGRSGAGKSTFIRTINGLQPLQNGTVTVLGHEISSMHEKKLREIRSRIGMIFQHFHLIPRMSVKQNVFTGRFGQRRALHNFLGIFSEEEKENADYYLKEVGLYEFRDRRVERLSGGQKQRVGIARAMVQNPSILLGDEPVASLDPTTSDHIFYLLRQLHEEKNLLTIINVHDIALAEKYASRIIGLKNGELVFDGRPADMTARDLDNIYE, encoded by the coding sequence ATGCTTAATTTAAAAAATGTGACTGTGACTTATGAAAATGAGGATAATCCGGCGGTTAAGGATTTGAATTTTTCCGTAGAGCGGGGAGAATTCGTATGTGTTCTTGGCAGAAGCGGTGCCGGCAAATCAACTTTTATACGAACAATTAATGGGCTGCAGCCGCTTCAAAATGGAACTGTAACTGTGCTGGGTCATGAAATTTCCAGCATGCACGAAAAAAAACTCCGGGAAATCCGTTCCAGAATCGGAATGATATTTCAGCATTTTCATTTGATTCCGCGGATGTCTGTGAAGCAGAATGTTTTTACAGGAAGATTTGGCCAGAGAAGGGCCTTGCATAATTTTTTAGGAATTTTTTCAGAAGAAGAAAAAGAAAATGCAGATTATTATTTGAAAGAAGTAGGCCTTTACGAATTTAGAGACCGACGCGTGGAGCGGTTAAGCGGAGGTCAGAAGCAGCGTGTGGGCATAGCAAGGGCGATGGTGCAGAACCCGTCTATTCTACTTGGCGATGAGCCGGTGGCTAGTCTGGATCCTACAACTTCTGATCACATCTTCTATTTGCTGCGCCAGCTTCATGAAGAAAAAAATCTGCTTACAATTATTAATGTCCATGACATTGCTCTTGCTGAAAAATACGCTTCCCGGATTATCGGCCTGAAAAATGGAGAACTCGTTTTTGACGGGAGACCGGCTGATATGACGGCCCGCGATCTCGATAACATTTACGAATAA
- a CDS encoding MFS transporter: protein MTQPNEQLTDRQKKRLVLMICIILTFTVMNGTMFNVAIPDIAEDFNLMPSQVTWVMTGYILVFAVGALMYGKLADIFPIKRLLTFGIIMFAFGALIGLFSQNYAFLLVARIIQAVGGATIPALAFIIPARFMPKERGRVFGTVSATVAFASGLGPITGGIVGGTFDWRYLFILSIISVAFIPFLRNSIPDEEVRPGTVDIPGAVLIAVSVAGLLFFITMFSVIGLIVFFGALFIFYLHIRRHPAPFIDLDMLKNKYYTTAVLTSFLGTSVMFGMIFIVPIMARAVYDLNTLEIGLLLFPGAMGAAIVGQRGGRFVESRGSYPVLQTAFILAIAGSFLISAFIGVSPYFLAACILVQYVAFPLIQSSTANLLTELIPDEKTGIGIGMFNLMNFMSGAISSAIFGALLDLENVDLQLNPFARSSEVFLYSNLFMAISLTALGALAFFTLRFRKRPLPQ, encoded by the coding sequence ATGACTCAACCTAATGAACAGCTTACCGACCGCCAGAAGAAACGGCTCGTCCTGATGATTTGCATTATCCTCACTTTTACCGTTATGAACGGTACGATGTTTAATGTTGCCATACCTGATATTGCCGAAGATTTTAACCTTATGCCTTCCCAGGTGACATGGGTGATGACCGGCTACATCCTTGTATTTGCAGTTGGAGCTCTTATGTATGGAAAGCTCGCTGATATTTTTCCCATTAAAAGATTATTAACATTTGGTATTATTATGTTCGCTTTTGGAGCATTAATCGGACTTTTTTCGCAGAACTATGCTTTTCTGCTCGTAGCCCGCATTATCCAGGCAGTCGGAGGAGCTACTATTCCGGCGCTTGCTTTCATTATCCCTGCGCGCTTTATGCCTAAAGAACGAGGGCGTGTATTTGGTACCGTGTCTGCTACCGTTGCTTTTGCTTCCGGGCTCGGTCCGATTACCGGAGGAATTGTCGGCGGCACTTTTGACTGGCGTTATTTATTTATTTTATCGATTATCTCTGTCGCTTTTATTCCTTTTTTGAGGAATTCCATTCCCGACGAAGAAGTCCGGCCAGGGACTGTTGATATTCCCGGCGCCGTATTAATCGCTGTATCCGTCGCAGGTCTGCTCTTTTTTATCACTATGTTCAGCGTTATAGGATTAATCGTTTTCTTCGGAGCCCTTTTCATCTTTTATCTGCACATCCGCAGACACCCAGCTCCTTTTATTGATCTGGACATGCTCAAAAATAAATATTATACAACCGCAGTACTGACAAGCTTTCTAGGAACAAGCGTCATGTTTGGTATGATTTTTATCGTTCCTATTATGGCAAGAGCCGTTTATGATCTGAACACACTGGAAATAGGCCTTCTTCTATTCCCGGGAGCTATGGGAGCCGCCATTGTAGGTCAGCGTGGAGGCAGATTTGTAGAAAGCAGAGGCAGCTATCCCGTCCTGCAGACAGCTTTCATCCTCGCAATCGCAGGCAGTTTTTTAATTTCGGCATTTATAGGGGTTTCTCCATATTTTTTAGCTGCCTGTATTCTTGTTCAGTATGTTGCCTTTCCACTGATACAAAGTTCAACAGCCAATCTTCTTACGGAACTCATTCCAGATGAGAAGACAGGTATAGGAATCGGCATGTTTAACCTGATGAATTTTATGTCCGGTGCCATATCCAGCGCGATTTTCGGGGCTCTGCTTGACTTAGAGAATGTTGATCTGCAGCTGAATCCTTTTGCCCGTTCTTCCGAAGTTTTTCTTTATTCCAATTTGTTTATGGCGATCAGCCTGACTGCTCTGGGAGCTCTGGCGTTCTTCACCCTCCGCTTCCGAAAACGTCCGCTTCCACAGTAG
- the rarD gene encoding EamA family transporter RarD, with translation MVQQNERSQGITAGIGAYSLWGLLPIYWKWIDHVPAFEVLAHRIVWSLLFLIGLFILLKRLPLLAEDLRYIAAHPKIVVGILTSAFFISINWVLFIWAVANERIVEVSLGYYINPLINVLLGVLFFKESLSTRQRSAVGLAFLGVLILTFSFGTVPYIALTLAFSFGMYGLVKKQTQIGAMTGLIIETLFMMPFALGYLLFVHETASGIMHAGTGWTPLLLAGTGIATAIPLLLFGSAAKKIALSLLGFLQYIAPTTMLILGVVFYGEPFTTVHLISFILIWSALLLYSIRPKKQL, from the coding sequence ATGGTACAGCAGAATGAACGCAGTCAAGGTATCACAGCAGGAATTGGCGCCTATTCCCTTTGGGGGCTGCTCCCGATCTACTGGAAATGGATCGATCATGTACCCGCTTTTGAAGTTCTCGCCCACCGTATAGTCTGGTCTCTGCTCTTCTTAATCGGTCTGTTTATCTTATTAAAACGTCTTCCGCTTTTAGCAGAAGACCTTCGTTACATAGCAGCACATCCTAAAATTGTCGTCGGCATTTTAACTTCTGCTTTTTTTATAAGCATTAACTGGGTCCTTTTCATATGGGCAGTTGCAAATGAACGGATTGTGGAAGTCAGCCTAGGGTATTATATTAACCCGCTGATTAACGTTCTGCTCGGGGTTCTTTTTTTTAAGGAGTCTTTATCTACAAGACAACGTTCTGCAGTTGGACTGGCCTTTCTTGGTGTTTTAATACTAACCTTTTCCTTTGGTACCGTCCCTTATATCGCCTTAACGCTGGCTTTCAGCTTTGGTATGTATGGTCTCGTTAAAAAACAGACGCAGATCGGTGCTATGACCGGCTTGATTATAGAAACGCTTTTCATGATGCCCTTCGCATTAGGCTATCTGCTGTTCGTGCATGAAACAGCTTCCGGTATTATGCATGCAGGTACAGGCTGGACTCCTCTGCTGCTTGCAGGAACTGGTATAGCTACTGCTATTCCGCTTCTGCTTTTTGGAAGTGCTGCTAAAAAAATTGCACTTTCCCTGCTGGGGTTCCTTCAGTACATTGCACCTACGACGATGCTTATACTCGGAGTGGTTTTTTACGGGGAACCATTTACAACCGTGCACCTCATTTCTTTCATCCTGATATGGTCCGCTCTTCTGCTCTATTCTATCCGGCCAAAAAAGCAGCTTTAA
- the fabI gene encoding enoyl-ACP reductase FabI — protein MNIDLSNRTYVVMGVANKRSIAWGIAQALDQAGAKIVFTYVGERFEKTVRGLAESLEGDHLVLPCDVTDDEQIEEAFGKIKEQAGTIHGIAHCIAFANRDELEGEYLNTTREGFLLAQNISAYSLTAVVKAARPLMTEGASIVTLTYLGGERVVKNYNVMGVAKASLDASVKYLANDLGKENIRVNMISAGPMRTLSAKGIGGFNEVIKEMEENSPLKRAVTQEEVGNTALFLMSDLSSGITGEMLHVDGGYNTLGLK, from the coding sequence ATGAACATAGATTTATCAAACCGAACTTATGTCGTTATGGGCGTAGCCAACAAGAGAAGTATTGCCTGGGGGATCGCACAGGCACTTGATCAGGCGGGCGCTAAAATTGTTTTTACTTATGTAGGTGAAAGGTTTGAAAAAACGGTACGCGGCCTGGCCGAGTCATTGGAAGGGGACCACCTCGTTCTTCCGTGTGATGTAACCGACGATGAGCAGATTGAAGAAGCTTTTGGAAAAATTAAAGAACAGGCAGGTACTATTCATGGAATTGCACACTGCATAGCGTTTGCTAATCGGGACGAACTTGAAGGAGAGTATTTGAATACAACCCGGGAAGGCTTTCTGCTTGCGCAGAATATCAGCGCTTATTCTCTTACAGCTGTTGTTAAAGCTGCCCGTCCTCTTATGACGGAAGGAGCAAGTATTGTCACGCTCACTTACCTTGGCGGAGAGCGTGTCGTTAAAAATTACAATGTGATGGGCGTAGCCAAAGCCAGTCTTGATGCAAGCGTCAAATATTTGGCCAATGATCTCGGAAAAGAAAATATCCGCGTGAATATGATTTCAGCCGGCCCGATGCGTACTCTCTCTGCAAAAGGAATTGGCGGCTTCAATGAGGTTATCAAGGAAATGGAAGAGAATTCCCCGCTTAAGCGCGCCGTTACCCAGGAAGAAGTCGGCAATACGGCTCTATTTCTCATGAGTGATCTTTCCAGCGGTATAACTGGAGAGATGCTTCACGTTGACGGTGGTTATAATACATTAGGGTTAAAATAG
- a CDS encoding SulP family inorganic anion transporter has product MKQPAFLEWLFHYKKENLKGDITAGIIVAIMLVPQGMAYAMLAGMPPVNGLYAATIPILLYALLGTSRQLAVGPVAVVSLLVYAGISPLAEPGSDEYITLAVVLMLMVGVIQLLMGALKLGFIVKFFSHAVISAFTSAAAIIIAFSQLKHVLGIPLESEHTLMMIGEAAGKLGEVNSWALLIALGSITLMLIVKRFIPALPGPLAAVLFGIALVYLFQLEGQGVSIIGEVPGGLPSFALPVISVDVLLTLLPTALTITFIGFMESFAMAKVIAVKEDYRLSADRELSGLGLANAGGAFFGGFPVTGGFSRSAVNYDSGAKTPLASIITAVLIMMTLIFFTGAFYYLPNAVLAAIIILAVYKLIDVKEAKSLFKLRPIDGFIWVVTFASTLIIGVEQGIIIGIVFSLLVFIWQSAYPHTAELGYLEDHNIYRNVKRFPEAVTKEGVFVLRIDAPLYFANAGFTEDRLDQAHYEKPKLTHIVLDFSGVNSIDAVALHEVEKWKHDFDTRGIAITIVEMKGPVRDIFRKAGWKEEDLHRTIQDVDPLRA; this is encoded by the coding sequence TTGAAGCAGCCAGCGTTTTTAGAATGGTTATTTCATTACAAAAAAGAAAATTTAAAAGGAGACATAACAGCGGGAATTATAGTTGCTATTATGCTTGTTCCACAAGGGATGGCCTACGCCATGCTTGCCGGAATGCCGCCTGTTAATGGCTTGTATGCAGCAACAATACCGATTCTGCTCTACGCTCTTTTGGGAACGTCAAGACAGCTTGCGGTAGGCCCTGTAGCAGTTGTCTCTTTACTTGTTTATGCAGGAATTTCGCCGCTCGCTGAACCAGGTTCTGATGAATACATTACACTCGCTGTGGTTTTAATGCTGATGGTCGGGGTGATTCAGCTGTTAATGGGAGCACTGAAACTGGGCTTTATCGTGAAATTTTTCTCGCATGCTGTTATTAGTGCTTTTACGTCTGCAGCTGCCATCATTATCGCATTCAGTCAATTGAAGCATGTACTTGGTATACCGCTGGAATCTGAACATACGCTTATGATGATAGGAGAAGCGGCAGGAAAGTTGGGAGAAGTCAACAGCTGGGCACTCTTGATAGCATTAGGGAGTATTACGCTGATGCTGATCGTTAAACGGTTCATCCCGGCGTTACCGGGTCCGCTTGCAGCTGTTCTTTTTGGAATTGCCCTTGTTTATTTGTTTCAACTGGAAGGGCAGGGGGTATCAATAATAGGAGAGGTTCCGGGAGGCCTGCCTTCCTTTGCACTACCTGTTATTAGTGTGGATGTCTTACTGACACTCCTGCCAACAGCTCTGACGATAACTTTCATAGGCTTTATGGAATCCTTCGCTATGGCTAAAGTAATTGCTGTAAAAGAAGATTATCGTCTTTCTGCAGACAGGGAACTTTCCGGTCTTGGTCTCGCTAACGCGGGGGGAGCATTTTTTGGTGGCTTTCCAGTAACAGGGGGCTTTTCGCGTTCGGCAGTCAACTATGATTCCGGGGCGAAAACTCCACTTGCTTCCATTATTACAGCTGTGCTGATTATGATGACGCTGATATTTTTCACCGGTGCGTTTTACTATTTACCTAATGCCGTCCTGGCAGCGATAATCATCCTCGCTGTTTATAAACTGATAGACGTAAAAGAGGCGAAATCTCTTTTTAAACTGCGTCCAATCGATGGATTTATATGGGTAGTAACTTTTGCCTCAACACTGATTATCGGTGTCGAGCAGGGGATCATTATCGGGATTGTTTTTTCCCTTCTCGTGTTTATCTGGCAGAGTGCATACCCGCATACGGCAGAACTCGGATATTTAGAAGATCATAATATATATCGCAATGTCAAACGATTTCCGGAAGCCGTTACTAAAGAGGGGGTATTTGTACTGCGGATCGATGCCCCGCTTTATTTTGCCAACGCCGGATTCACAGAAGACCGGCTCGATCAGGCTCATTATGAAAAACCGAAGCTTACGCATATTGTTCTGGATTTCTCAGGAGTTAATTCGATCGACGCTGTGGCACTTCACGAAGTGGAAAAATGGAAGCACGATTTTGACACAAGGGGCATTGCTATAACTATAGTGGAAATGAAAGGACCTGTACGTGATATATTCAGAAAAGCAGGCTGGAAGGAAGAAGACCTTCACCGGACGATCCAGGATGTCGATCCGCTGCGGGCTTGA
- the phnD gene encoding phosphate/phosphite/phosphonate ABC transporter substrate-binding protein: MNKKVYPVLLSAAFLAACGSGEQEENTSSGNEAEEEIYEVAIIPSQSIGEMEEGLGLLEESLAESLDREVEITHYPSYNAVVEALNFGHVDLAYFGPVTYLIAYEQSGAEAVLTQEIDGEPYYHSYIITQPDAPWETLDELQEDVEEVDFAFGSQSSTSGFAVPGFELYERGVYEDESTYDFNEVRFTGSHDITANVVANGDVDAGAIDSAIYNALIDDGMIDEDNYKILWESDQIYQYPWAVPDGTDEETIEEVQQAFIEIEDERILQIFGGASAFVEASHEEYESIMEAARTFGLLDPEEEDSEAENDTDDEE; this comes from the coding sequence TTGAATAAAAAAGTATATCCTGTTTTACTTTCAGCAGCATTTCTCGCGGCGTGCGGATCCGGGGAGCAGGAGGAGAATACATCTTCGGGAAATGAAGCAGAGGAAGAAATATATGAAGTAGCTATCATCCCGTCCCAGTCGATAGGCGAAATGGAAGAAGGGTTAGGTCTTCTGGAAGAGAGTTTAGCAGAAAGTCTCGATAGAGAAGTGGAAATTACACACTATCCGAGCTACAATGCTGTCGTGGAAGCACTGAATTTCGGCCATGTAGACCTTGCTTATTTCGGTCCGGTCACGTACCTGATCGCTTATGAACAGAGCGGTGCGGAGGCTGTTCTGACTCAGGAAATTGATGGGGAGCCTTACTATCACTCCTACATAATTACGCAGCCGGATGCTCCGTGGGAGACGCTTGATGAACTGCAGGAAGATGTGGAAGAAGTTGATTTTGCTTTTGGCAGTCAATCCTCAACTTCAGGGTTTGCTGTGCCTGGTTTTGAACTCTATGAACGCGGAGTATATGAAGATGAAAGCACGTATGATTTTAATGAAGTCCGTTTCACTGGTTCCCACGATATTACAGCCAATGTCGTGGCGAATGGAGATGTAGATGCAGGCGCGATTGACAGTGCTATTTACAATGCGCTCATAGATGATGGCATGATCGACGAGGATAACTATAAAATTCTCTGGGAATCAGACCAGATTTATCAGTATCCGTGGGCCGTACCAGACGGAACTGACGAAGAAACGATCGAAGAAGTCCAGCAGGCATTTATAGAAATTGAAGATGAGCGTATTCTGCAGATTTTCGGTGGAGCTAGTGCCTTTGTGGAGGCTTCTCATGAAGAGTATGAAAGCATAATGGAAGCTGCAAGAACTTTCGGTCTGCTTGATCCTGAAGAAGAAGACAGCGAAGCAGAAAACGATACTGACGACGAAGAATAA
- a CDS encoding NADPH-dependent FMN reductase, whose amino-acid sequence MNKKIIGFSGSLREASFNKTILAHMAEQDYEGLDIEIISLQDIPLFNGDEEEGGDPEAVAVFKQKIKEAEGLLIMTPEYSHGTPGVLKNALDWAGSMTNENVLYRKPVMIAGASPTKMGTGFSQAQLRQTLAACEAYPLQQPQVFINVVHKKIENGKLIDEGTIRFLETAAGAFYGWIDQLQK is encoded by the coding sequence ATGAATAAAAAAATCATCGGTTTTTCCGGAAGCTTAAGAGAGGCATCATTTAATAAAACAATACTTGCTCATATGGCAGAGCAGGACTATGAAGGTCTGGATATAGAGATTATTTCTCTGCAGGACATTCCACTTTTTAATGGAGATGAGGAAGAAGGGGGAGACCCGGAAGCCGTCGCCGTATTTAAACAAAAAATCAAGGAAGCAGAAGGCCTGCTTATCATGACCCCGGAATACTCTCACGGCACCCCAGGAGTATTGAAAAATGCACTGGACTGGGCAGGCAGCATGACGAATGAAAACGTCCTGTATCGAAAGCCTGTAATGATTGCCGGAGCTTCTCCGACTAAGATGGGTACCGGCTTCTCCCAGGCTCAGCTTCGTCAGACTCTGGCTGCTTGTGAAGCTTATCCGCTTCAGCAGCCGCAGGTATTTATTAACGTTGTGCATAAAAAAATTGAAAATGGAAAGCTGATCGATGAAGGGACGATCCGCTTTTTAGAAACTGCCGCGGGGGCTTTTTATGGATGGATAGATCAGCTGCAGAAGTAA
- the phnE gene encoding phosphonate ABC transporter, permease protein PhnE produces the protein MVWFRKRVFIYAAIILILLILSARGSEFSLPALFQLGNTWEFMQSNFWPLRWDLVPYLLQQTLITLSVAFFGTFAALLLALPLSFLAAENTSRTFTSFYAVRSLLSLFRSVPEIVFGLIFVVSLGLGPFAALLAIFLHNVSVLGKLIAELVESSDKGPQEAMMSVGAGRRTGQLFSILPQIWPNVLSHYFYRFEVAIRTSLVLGMIGGGGLGQSLMNYYNSLAYDSMATAILIIMILVIVVDVSGGVVRKRVI, from the coding sequence ATGGTTTGGTTTCGTAAGCGGGTATTTATTTATGCAGCAATCATTCTAATCCTGCTCATATTGAGCGCAAGGGGATCAGAATTTTCTCTGCCGGCTTTATTTCAGCTTGGTAATACATGGGAATTTATGCAGAGCAACTTTTGGCCGCTGCGCTGGGATCTCGTACCCTACCTCCTGCAGCAGACACTGATTACTCTTTCAGTCGCTTTTTTTGGAACATTTGCAGCATTATTACTGGCCCTCCCTTTAAGCTTTTTAGCTGCAGAAAACACTTCCCGGACGTTTACAAGCTTTTATGCGGTGCGGTCTTTACTTAGTCTTTTTCGTTCCGTTCCGGAAATTGTATTTGGTTTAATTTTTGTTGTTTCTCTAGGACTGGGCCCTTTCGCAGCTCTGCTCGCTATATTTCTTCACAACGTTTCCGTTCTTGGAAAGCTGATAGCGGAGCTTGTAGAATCTTCGGATAAAGGTCCGCAGGAAGCAATGATGTCAGTGGGGGCAGGACGCAGAACCGGCCAGCTTTTTTCGATCCTTCCACAGATCTGGCCGAACGTGCTGTCTCATTATTTTTACCGGTTTGAAGTGGCGATCCGGACTTCTCTTGTCCTCGGTATGATCGGCGGGGGTGGACTGGGACAGAGCCTCATGAATTACTACAATAGTCTTGCTTATGATTCTATGGCTACAGCTATATTAATTATCATGATTCTCGTCATTGTAGTGGATGTGAGCGGCGGTGTTGTCCGGAAGCGGGTAATCTAA
- a CDS encoding zinc-binding dehydrogenase translates to MKAMLLNSAGSWRDMKIEEVEKPKPKEGEMLVRIKAAGLNPVDYKSGENGIPTWKYPHILGLDAAGTVEETGPGVDRFSIGDHVVFLNDMTEWGAFAEFAVTKAFAASKLPYNVLFQDAAALPVAGYTAYQALFHKLRVKEGESILIHAGAGGVGGFAIQLAKQAGLKIFTTARKENHDYVKKLGADVAVDYTAESFVERIQEETGGIGVNYVLDTVGSDNATKSLDILAYNGHIAFIAGAPKMDEFIDFSHPVSFHHVALGSVYQSRNVKEQMKIAEIGNHMLDLLSDGKLEAMVSQKIPSVDIPQGLEQLETRRVRGKIISEW, encoded by the coding sequence ATGAAAGCAATGCTGTTAAATAGTGCCGGTTCCTGGCGTGACATGAAAATCGAAGAGGTTGAAAAACCGAAACCGAAAGAAGGAGAAATGCTCGTCCGCATAAAAGCAGCCGGACTTAATCCTGTTGATTATAAAAGTGGAGAAAACGGTATCCCAACCTGGAAATACCCGCATATTCTCGGTTTAGATGCAGCCGGAACTGTTGAAGAAACGGGGCCGGGGGTGGATCGGTTTTCCATCGGTGACCATGTCGTATTTTTAAATGATATGACTGAATGGGGGGCATTTGCGGAATTTGCGGTAACAAAAGCTTTTGCGGCAAGTAAACTTCCGTATAATGTATTGTTTCAAGATGCAGCTGCCCTTCCAGTAGCCGGTTATACGGCCTACCAGGCACTGTTTCATAAACTGCGTGTGAAAGAAGGAGAATCTATCCTTATTCATGCAGGTGCTGGTGGTGTCGGAGGATTTGCCATTCAGCTTGCGAAACAGGCCGGCCTGAAAATTTTTACAACAGCAAGGAAAGAAAATCATGATTATGTAAAAAAATTAGGTGCTGACGTCGCGGTTGATTATACTGCTGAATCCTTTGTGGAACGTATACAGGAAGAAACAGGTGGTATAGGGGTAAACTATGTCCTGGATACAGTAGGATCTGATAATGCTACGAAATCTTTAGATATTCTTGCATATAATGGGCATATTGCCTTTATAGCAGGCGCTCCGAAAATGGATGAATTTATTGATTTTTCTCACCCGGTTTCGTTTCACCACGTTGCTTTGGGCAGTGTTTACCAGTCCAGGAACGTAAAAGAACAAATGAAAATTGCAGAAATCGGAAATCATATGCTGGATTTATTAAGCGACGGAAAACTTGAAGCAATGGTGTCCCAGAAAATACCCTCGGTCGATATTCCACAGGGGCTTGAGCAGCTGGAAACCCGCAGAGTCCGTGGGAAAATAATCTCCGAATGGTAG
- the prpE gene encoding bis(5'-nucleosyl)-tetraphosphatase PrpE: MYDVIGDIHGCRKELHDLLEKLGYQTIQDNLHHPENRMPVFLGDLTDRGPDSLGVINDTASWVENGQALYCPGNHCDKLYRFLLGRNVQVRHGLETTVAELENSSSLFRQQIEKKFKKLYEEAPLYLVLDGGGLVVAHAGIRYSDIGRMDKSIKSFVLYGDVTGEKDDRGMPVRRDWASIYPQGKATIVYGHTPVLKPRIIGSTINIDTGCVYGGKLTACRYPEKEFTDVPSSLPRVEEKFRTFM, translated from the coding sequence ATGTACGATGTTATTGGAGATATACATGGATGCCGTAAAGAACTGCACGATCTTCTCGAGAAGCTCGGCTACCAGACTATTCAGGATAACCTTCATCATCCAGAAAACCGAATGCCGGTTTTTCTCGGAGATTTAACAGACCGTGGCCCGGACTCGCTCGGGGTCATTAACGATACAGCTTCCTGGGTCGAAAACGGTCAGGCTCTTTATTGTCCAGGTAATCACTGTGATAAACTGTACCGGTTTTTACTGGGGCGAAATGTGCAGGTCCGGCACGGGCTGGAGACAACAGTTGCTGAACTGGAAAATTCCTCTTCTTTATTTCGGCAGCAGATCGAGAAAAAGTTCAAAAAACTTTACGAAGAAGCGCCTTTGTATCTGGTCCTCGATGGAGGCGGCCTCGTAGTGGCCCATGCAGGTATTCGGTACAGCGATATCGGCAGAATGGATAAATCAATTAAATCCTTTGTTCTATATGGAGACGTAACCGGCGAAAAAGACGACCGCGGGATGCCGGTGCGTCGTGACTGGGCTTCAATCTATCCCCAGGGAAAGGCAACCATTGTTTATGGACATACGCCTGTTTTGAAACCACGTATCATCGGCAGCACAATTAATATTGATACCGGCTGTGTGTACGGCGGAAAGCTCACTGCCTGCCGCTATCCGGAAAAAGAATTTACAGATGTCCCTTCTTCCCTGCCGAGGGTAGAAGAGAAATTCCGTACGTTCATGTGA